A segment of the Colletotrichum destructivum chromosome 3, complete sequence genome:
gtcgaagaagtcCGTCAagctcttggcctcggcaccCTCCTTGGCGATGTTGACCGTGAAAGCCTCATCAGGGACGCCGTTGTTAAAAGCCTCGGAGCCGTTAACGGGTGCATGGACTTCAACACGGAGATCGAACAGCTGGCCAGGGAGGAAGTCGGATTGGTCGGGCGGCAAGACGCAACCAAGGTCAGGGCAGGTTCCGAGTCGCTGGTAGGTCTGCGCCGACACAAGGGACAGCGAGGCAGCCAAGACTGCGAGAGGGCCGAGCTTTGCCATCATGTTGATCCGACCGCGGTGAATTAACTGCCAATGAAGTCGGGACGAACGGTGAAGCGTCAGAGAAAGGACGACAGAGCTTCCGAGCTTGAGAGAAGCTTACTGCAGGCGGAGAGCTTATATACATAAATACtaccagcagcagtagcaaAGCTCGTCTGTCCCATGTGAATCGAGTGTAACCCCCGCCGAAGACCCATCCCGGAGCGCCATGCAATTGTTCGCTGCATGAATATCatttttttcccctttcgGTTCGAGGATCCTCGCATTCGTGAGCCAAGGATCGCAGAAGCCGGGATGAGAACTGCAGGTTGCACGTAGCACCCCCTAGCTGGAGGAACTTTGGACCAACGCGTCGGGTGTGACTTCCGTCGCCCGAATCCTAGTATTTACATGCAATTGGCTCGCGAATGGACGGATAGGCCGATATCATGACGGCGTTGGTGACAGGGTACTGGGACGAAGGAAACTGGATGCAACTTCACGGCTCATTGTGAGCGCAAGAGGCACGTGTTTGAGCGAGTTGAGGGCTCGGCATCTCGGCGATCCAATGCCAAGGCTCTTGTCGACGACTAAGGGCGGAGATGATGCCAGGGACAGCAAGAGAGAAGCTGCGTCGTCGGTCGCCGGTTTGGGGGATGAAGCCTGGAAGCGTGGGGTGTCGAGGGTAGAAGAGATGAACGGCGTCATGTGGCGTTGGCTTGGCGCTGCAGGTCAAGAGAGACACGAAAGCTCAGAAAGCCTTCGGGTTTGCTGAAAAAGACCATGATTCGTCAATGTTGTCAATTCCGGTCATTTCGTGGGGCGGCCGCCAGAATTGTCAAGAAATGGTTCAGCGTGAGAGTTGTGATATTGTGGCCCGGAGGAATCTGCCGTCACCGTTGATGTTAACCTCGTGGGCGAATTGAGGCCTCTGATTGGCTGCTTGTCGTGTAAGTTGGAGACCAGGGTGCGATGCTcagagggggaagagggtgCGGGAGTCTTGGGGGACCAAGCTCGCCACCTCGTCTGGGAGATTGTGTAGAAATCGTAATCGTCGGAGTGCATTTGCATGAACCAAGATGATCCATGAAGAAAGGGATAGGGGAAAAAGCTAGAATGGCTGGTCATCACAATAGATGTTTTGGTCTGCGGAACACATTTCGGACTTTGTTGCtggcacctacctaccttacccAGGTAAAAAAGTCGACAGCGCAACCGCCAAGAAGCAAACGGTCGAGCTCGTCCGATAAGATTTCGGGAAGTAGGTTTTGCCAAGATTCGAAAAGCTTTTTCTTGGCTATTGGACGACATGGCGAACTTTGCAAAGTTTAATGCTGCTACGAATCGGTCGCCGCCCAGACCGGTGTGCCTCGGCCAGGTTGAAAGCGACCGAAGGTGCCGGAGACCCGGGAAGGGGACCCTTCCCTTTGGTTGAAGAGCGAGCCGACGAGAAAAACTGCGAGGGTTTGATTCGAGTACTATGTACTGCTTACCCAAACACAGATTTGAGTTACCGATGCCCATCATCAGTCCGTCGCTGATTGATGGCTGACTTGTATGTGTACAGGAAGGGCATGCATTTCATAGCCGGACACGTGATCCTTCtgtcttctcgtcgtcggttGGATAACCGTGATGCCTGATAAAAAACTTGCAACCCTCGAAGGGGCCTTTTGTACGGCACGACTAGTTTCAAGGGAGGCAGCACTCCTGCCTGTAACGGGCGTAGTAGACGAATCTCTTGTCTAAATATTACACTAGTAGTAGGTAGTATGGTGTTTTAGTGGAGTTGCGTAGCCCATCTAGATGCTTCACAATTCTTTCCCAACGCCATACTCTCTATGCACGGAAGAAGCGTGCGCCGAATTCCAAATCAAATGTAAAAGGacccccatccccctcccggGCGCTCATCTCATAATGCTGCGTACGAGAATGCGCCTATTCAAGATTCTGCGCCTCGCACATTCGCTTGTACATGCCACCTTTGGCCACAAGCTGCGAATGCGTGCCCCTCTCTACGATCCTACCCCCGTAGAAGACGCAGATCATGTCGGCGTCCTTGACAGTGGATAGTCgatgggcgacggcgatTGTGATTCTCTCACCGTCACGGGCTGCCTCGTTGAGGGCGCGCTGCACAATCTTTTCCGACTCAGTGTCGAGGGCACTCGTCGCTTCATCGAGCAGCAAAATTCTTGGGTTGCGGATGAGCGCTCTCGCAATGGCAATTCGCTGCCTCTGACCACCGGACAGCTGcatgccgctgctgccgcagGGGGTCGCGAGGCCCTCGGGAAGCGACGAGACAAAATCCCACGCGTTGGCCGCACGGCAGGCCATCTCGATCTGCGCATCCGGCACGTCGGTCATGGACTCGGCGTCAATGCCGAGCGCAATGTTTTCGCGAATGCTACCCTGGAATAGAGTCGGCTCCTGCTGGACAAGAGCGACGATCCGACGGTATAGACGGGGGTTGAGCTCCGAaagggcgtcgccgtcgacgcggatCGTTCCGGTCGTCGGGTCGTAGAAGCGTTCTAGCATGGCGATCATTGTGGACTTGCCGCACCCGGAGGCGCCCACGAAGGCGACGAACTGACCCTTGCTGATCTGTTTCGCCGTCAGCTTAAAGCACCACTGTGTTTTTGCTTACTTCAACTCACCTCGAGATCGAGCCCGCGGAGAACATGCGTCTCAGGCCGCAGAGGGTACGAGAAGCGAAGCTGCTCAAAACCGAGCGCGCTACCAGCCTCGGGCGCAGCATCTCGATTCTGCGGTGTCTCCTGAATGGTGGGCTGCAGGTCGTGCAGCCAAAAGAGGTAATTCGCGGCGTTGATGCCCTTGGTCATACCTAACAAGAGTCAAACCGGGTCCGCTCATCCTCATTGGAGTTGTTTACTTACTGCTTGAGTACTGGAACAGCTGAGAAGCAGCTTGTCCCGAGAAGAATGTTCCCAtgaaggcgacgaagaaCTGGTACATGGTGATTTCCTGGAACGAAAGCAACCGACAGCCGTACCTAATTCGCGTGTTGTTAGAACTTGGAAAACCAAAGATCAAGGGAGGAATGCCAACCAGAAACCGAGAGCCATAAAGAAGTACTCGATACATTGTGTCAGGCCAAAGGCAATCGTCATGATGAACAGCGGCGCAGTCGACGCCCAGACAGCGTGGTCCAGCTCGTCGGTGTACCTCTTCAGGACACtctcctcgatggccagGGATGACACCGTCCTGATGGCCGTGACCGACTCGGACGCAATAGCAGCGCTAGAAGAGTAGCGCTTAGAAGTGCTGGCGTCGAGCTTGGCGTCAAGGCGGACTTTGATGTAGCCAGCACTCACGAGGGGTGGTAGGCCAGCCAAAACAACGACCAATCCAAGCTTCCATgtggtgacgatggccaAGATACTGCAAGCAACAACGTTGAGGGTCGAAATCAGGATCAGGCCGATATTGAATCCCATGAGCTCCAGAATGGCCTGGGGGTTCGACTCGAGCCTGCTTGCCAGCGCGCCCGTGTTGTTCTCTCTGCGGTCGAAAAACTGGAGATCTTGACGCAGAAAGTCGTTGAGACATTGCTTTCTGAGCTTGTGGTTCAGCCCCTGGGCGATGGTGTTGGTCGCCAGACCCATGATGAAGTAGCAGACCAGCACACCGAGAGCCAACACAAAGAACATcagggagaagaagttggcCTTCGTTATCATCTCGGAGCCCGTCAGGGTGAACACGTCGACAAGGTTCGCGATAATCAAGGATTGGCCGGGGAATGCGCCAGCTGTGTAGTGTTAGCAAACCATGATAACACCACCATACCAGTCAAGATTTTGTTTAGAAGACGTACCGGCAGCAACCACAGCAATGAGGGTCCAAAGGTAAGCCCACGTCAGCTCCGGAGTCTCGCGCACCATGCGAACAACGACGCTGACTAGGCCCACCGTCTTGTGGCGGTCGTAGTTGTCCCGCTCCTTCTGGATCTCCATGCGTGTCTGGTCCGTGGTTTGATAGCGGCTCATGGTCTTGGTGAGCTCAACGTTCTCCTTGGGGGcgttctcttcctcttcatccgtCTCGGTGACGGACTCCTCATCGGAAACACTCAGGTTCTGCGCCCTCACAAGACGAGTGTAGGCCCCGTTCTGGCCGAGGAGTCCATCGTGGGTGCCCTGCTCAACTATGATGCCCTTGTTCATGACGACGATATTGTCCGCCTTACGAATTGTTGCCAGCTTGTGAGCGATAACGATGGTCGTTCGGCCTTCAGATGCCTTGTCCAACGCCTGTTGCACCACACCTTCGGCATGGGGGTCAAGGGCGCTGGTGGCCTCGTCCAGGAGGAGCACCTTCGGTTCCGAGATGATGCTGCGAGCGATTGCAACTCGCTGTTTCTGACCACCCGACAAGAGGCCTCCACGTTCGCCAATCATAGTCTCGTAGCCCTCGGGGAGTTGCGAGACGAAATCGTGAGCGAACGCGATCTTGGCAGCTTCTTGCACGCGGCGCAGCTGCTCCTCATGGGGTGCGCTCTCCCATGGGGTTCCAACCAGTCCGTTGGCAATGTTATCGAATACGGTTCCCTGAAAGAGGACAGGTTCCTAGGTACAAGACTACGTTAGCATGAGCCGAGTATCTCGGGGCCGGTTGCACGTACCTGCTGAACGAGGCGAACATTCTGTCTTAGCCAATTAAGATTGAGCTTCTCGATCGGCGTGCCATCAAGCCTGATGGTGCCGGCCTGGGGGTTGTACCATCGCTCAATCAGGCCGATGATTGTGCTCTTGCCAGAGCCGCTGGATCCCTAGAAGAGACCAACCGTCAGATGCGAATAAACAATCCAGGCTCAGTCAGACCTACCACAAGCGCTGTCACCTTGCCCGCGGGCACATGCAAGGAGTAGTTGTTCAGGACCGTGACTCCGGGACGAGTGGGGTACTCGAAAGTGATGTTCTCCAAATCAACAACACCGACGGTCTCGGCAGGTTGGTCGCCAGACTTGTCGAATGGGTCGATTTCGGATTTCCGGTCGATGAGCTTGAagagctgggcggcggccgacgcAGCGCGGGTGAACTCGATGATGTAAGGTGCCAGCATAGTCAAACTGGTGGCACCGATGACCACCGACAAGAGGACGCTGTGAAGGTTAGCCAGCGTTCAGCGACTCCGTCAACGACACATACGTAAAGATGTCTCCAGATTCGGCAATCTCCCCACGGTTCAGCATGTGGATGCCCTGCCAGAAAGCCAGGGCGAAGCCGGCGTAGATGACAAAGTACTCAAAGGAAAAGAGGACGCCGAAAAGGGGAGACTTCTTGTTTCCCAGGCGGTGAGCATCTTGGAGGAATTCATCGAACTTCTGGACCAGTCTCGTCCGGATTTCGAAGGCGTGGATGGTACGGGCGCTCGAGAGGATGCCCTCGGTGAGAGAGCCAGCCTGGGCATAGATGTTGAGGATCTTGGTCTCGATGGAAGCCTCGATCGTCGACACGACGCCCATGACAACCAAGAGCAGGGGCGCGATGCAGAGGACGATGAGTGTGAGTTTCCATTGGGTAatgaaggcgatgatgaaCGCCGTGAGGAAGACGGACAGCCCCTGAAATGTCAAGgcaagcttctcggcgatTCCGACCTGAATCAGACGTCCGTTGGAAATGGCCTGGGTCGCAATGGAGCCTCCGGAGCCAACATCGTAGAAGGCAACCTCTTGTCGAAGGGCAGCGTGAAGGTATTTATGGCGGATGTTCTTGGTGATGCGGTAAGCAGAGAAGGTTGTTAGAGAGATGTAGCCATAGGAAAGGGCGAATCTTGCGATGCCCAGGTAGACGAAGTATAGGCTTCTCGGTTGTTAGTGTAGTGTTTATTTCATTTTAAGACTTATGAGTACAGATACGTACGCGAGCTTGGCGGCCTCACCGCGAAAGTGTTCGGGGGAAGCTTTTCCAGTGGTGAAATCTTGGATGGTGGTGACGAAGGTGCCAAAGATCAAGTTTT
Coding sequences within it:
- a CDS encoding Putative Type 1 protein exporter, with product MGADSEKREHPPAADALAATSSPDEAVKDEGGAFKAYLRIFTFGGPFEKFLQVVALICAVASGAGIALQNLIFGTFVTTIQDFTTGKASPEHFRGEAAKLALYFVYLGIARFALSYGYISLTTFSAYRITKNIRHKYLHAALRQEVAFYDVGSGGSIATQAISNGRLIQVGIAEKLALTFQGLSVFLTAFIIAFITQWKLTLIVLCIAPLLLVVMGVVSTIEASIETKILNIYAQAGSLTEGILSSARTIHAFEIRTRLVQKFDEFLQDAHRLGNKKSPLFGVLFSFEYFVIYAGFALAFWQGIHMLNRGEIAESGDIFTVLLSVVIGATSLTMLAPYIIEFTRAASAAAQLFKLIDRKSEIDPFDKSGDQPAETVGVVDLENITFEYPTRPGVTVLNNYSLHVPAGKVTALVGSSGSGKSTIIGLIERWYNPQAGTIRLDGTPIEKLNLNWLRQNVRLVQQEPVLFQGTVFDNIANGLVGTPWESAPHEEQLRRVQEAAKIAFAHDFVSQLPEGYETMIGERGGLLSGGQKQRVAIARSIISEPKVLLLDEATSALDPHAEGVVQQALDKASEGRTTIVIAHKLATIRKADNIVVMNKGIIVEQGTHDGLLGQNGAYTRLVRAQNLSVSDEESVTETDEEEENAPKENVELTKTMSRYQTTDQTRMEIQKERDNYDRHKTVGLVSVVVRMVRETPELTWAYLWTLIAVVAAAGAFPGQSLIIANLVDVFTLTGSEMITKANFFSLMFFVLALGVLVCYFIMGLATNTIAQGLNHKLRKQCLNDFLRQDLQFFDRRENNTGALASRLESNPQAILELMGFNIGLILISTLNVVACSILAIVTTWKLGLVVVLAGLPPLVSAGYIKVRLDAKLDASTSKRYSSSAAIASESVTAIRTVSSLAIEESVLKRYTDELDHAVWASTAPLFIMTIAFGLTQCIEYFFMALGFWYGCRLLSFQEITMYQFFVAFMGTFFSGQAASQLFQYSSSMTKGINAANYLFWLHDLQPTIQETPQNRDAAPEAGSALGFEQLRFSYPLRPETHVLRGLDLEISKGQFVAFVGASGCGKSTMIAMLERFYDPTTGTIRVDGDALSELNPRLYRRIVALVQQEPTLFQGSIRENIALGIDAESMTDVPDAQIEMACRAANAWDFVSSLPEGLATPCGSSGMQLSGGQRQRIAIARALIRNPRILLLDEATSALDTESEKIVQRALNEAARDGERITIAVAHRLSTVKDADMICVFYGGRIVERGTHSQLVAKGGMYKRMCEAQNLE